In the Girardinichthys multiradiatus isolate DD_20200921_A chromosome 4, DD_fGirMul_XY1, whole genome shotgun sequence genome, one interval contains:
- the socs4 gene encoding suppressor of cytokine signaling 4 codes for MSEKKPRGADTRPKSGLRSWSADSYTWRGKKRSRSSRNGSSPSGLEADGSEELGVRSTSCSRRRRERKCSCSALGDALTVGDIDGVCKKALSRRSLRQKFQDAVGQCFPLRSHHHHHHHYHHPPGSSRPFSVLFWSKRKIHVSELMQDKCPFSPKSELAKCWHLIKNQVAHPSSVKDMETPLKTSSLSSSTSPPQMTLSWEDICCSPVPGSATLEDWDPSCHHGGADGACNNTDYILVPDLLQINNNPCYWGVLNRFEAEELLEGQPEGTFLLRDSAQDEFLFSVSFRRYSRSLHARIEQNGKRFSFDVRDPCMYRDPSVTGLLRHYSDPATCLFFEPLLSRPLPRTFPFPLQHLCRAVICSCTTYQGIESLPLPPQLREYLRQYHIKCDGACAATTAAKMQDLH; via the coding sequence ATGTCAGAGAAGAAGCCACGGGGAGCAGACACTCGTCCCAAATCTGGCCTCCGCAGCTGGAGCGCAGACAGTTACACCTGGCGGGGGAAGAAGCGCTCCCGGAGCTCTCGAAATGGATCAAGTCCCAGTGGACTGGAGGCAGACGGTTCGGAGGAGCTGGGTGTGCGCTCTACATCCTGTTCAAGGCGGCGCAGAGAGAGGAAGTGCAGCTGCAGCGCTCTCGGGGATGCACTGACGGTTGGAGACATTGATGGGGTGTGCAAGAAGGCCCTGTCCCGGAGGTCTCTACGGCAGAAGTTTCAGGATGCTGTGGGTCAGTGTTTTCCTTTGCGCTCCCACCATCACCATCATCACCATTACCACCACCCGCCTGGCTCCTCACGCCCATTTTCGGTGCTCTTCTGGTCCAAAAGAAAGATCCACGTTTCAGAACtcatgcaggacaaatgtccATTCTCTCCCAAGTCTGAACTGGCCAAATGTTGGCATCTTATTAAAAATCAGGTAGCTCATCCAAGTTCCGTGAAAGACATGGAGACTCCTCTAAAGACTTCCAGCTTATCATCCTCAACCTCCCCACCACAAATGACTCTTTCTTGGGAGGACATCTGCTGCTCCCCGGTGCCTGGAAGTGCCACTCTGGAGGATTGGGACCCTTCCTGTCATCATGGGGGTGCAGATGGGGCCTGTAACAACACTGACTACATACTGGTCCCTGATCTCCTCCAGATCAACAACAACCCATGCTACTGGGGTGTGTTGAACCGCTTCGAAGCCGAGGAGCTTCTGGAGGGCCAGCCCGAGGGGACGTTTCTGCTCCGGGATTCAGCCCAGGACGAGTTCCTCTTCTCGGTCAGCTTCCGTCGCTACAGCCGCTCCCTGCATGCACGTATCGAGCAGAATGGCAAGCGTTTCAGCTTCGACGTCCGTGACCCATGCATGTACCGGGATCCTAGTGTGACGGGCCTGCTAAGGCACTACAGCGACCCAGCCACCTGCCTCTTCTTTGAGCCCCTGCTCTCCAGACCACTGCCTAGGACCTTCCCTTTTCCTTTGCAGCACCTGTGCAGGGCGGTGATCTGCAGCTGCACCACCTACCAGGGTATAGAGAGCCTGCCGCTGCCGCCTCAACTCAGGGAGTACCTCAGACAGTACCACATTAAGTGTGATGGGGCCTGTGCAGCAACCACAGCAGCCAAAATGCAGGATCTACACTGA